The following is a genomic window from Amaranthus tricolor cultivar Red isolate AtriRed21 chromosome 10, ASM2621246v1, whole genome shotgun sequence.
TCTGGTgctaatattccactttaaatgagggtgGTTGAAATtcaaacccgtgacctcttgtcatactggctctgataccatgttaaggaaccaattcaactaaaagcttaagttgatgattgATGCCCCAGGATATCTTACATACTCTAACAAATTACGAAATATGTGGTCAATTTGGATGGTTATCTTTTGAAAAAAGTCATTATGTTAGGGATAAATAGCATGAAGTTAATAAAAACAATTCTCTTTTGTCtaccatttaaaaaaattaaaagctaaaGATCATCACATgagttgaaaaaaaatattgtctACCATGTAGAAAAACTATAGTTCAAGTTTACCCTGAATTTCCCAAATTAAATTAGATAATCACTTacaaataaatttgattaacTAATAGAGCATCGGCGCGCCAAAAATCTGATTACCTTTTGAAACGGGGATGgtaaaccctaattttgctCCTCACCACATTTCACAACTGATCTAAGATGCAATCATTTTGGCGAACTGTGATCAAATCCTCCGAATTTTATCGTCACGGGCGCACGGGTGAGATATTTTCGGTTGATCTATTATAATTATGACGCTCTTGATTTTAGGTTTAATCTTTAGAATAAAAGTCTGATTATTAAATTTTGAGAATTGTACTATAATGCAACCGaaaattagaaattagaatATAGGTAATTTTTATTGGCGACTACTTGGAAAATCAGAATTATTCTGTCTGTAATGAgcatgtttttttaatattgtctGTAATAAGCGTGTTTTCTTAGAACTTTTCTGTAATGAGCGTTTTGCTACCTACTGTAATGTGCGTTTATTAGGCAAAAACAATTGTTTTGTTAGTAATTGTTGGTGTTCCTATCAATAACGGGACACAGTTAGGTTAGCACAAATCAGGCTTGTCACTAGAGGATTTGGAGAGTGTTTAGTGGGTGAGCCGGTCAGAGACTTGTCTGCTTTGAAATTGCTACAAGATAACGATGCTAAAGTAACAAACGTCAACTGGCCCGGAGGGTGGACCTTCCGATGCTAAAGTCACTAGAAACACAATATGAGTACCTAGGTTGCCCAATCCCAAGTGTAGAGTGAGGATCACCAACTAGGATTTGGTTATGGTGTGAGGCCTTTAACAAAGTTCTTTAATGCAAGATAAATGGAAGAAGGTTAAATGCTATTCTCCAAATTATACTCTCAGACAAAGAATTAATGGGAAAGACATAAGGGGCTTTAATGGTGGAGAATATTGGTATATTACTTGGAGTTGTGGAAATTCTAATAGAGAAGGAATGTCCGTCTCGATCTTTAGCAAATTTTCTGTGAGACGGCCGCATATGTGCGACCACTCACAGATCCAGCCCATAATTTtgaagttgccattttaaagcTTAAATTGGACATTTTGGACCTTGAAATAgtcattttaagtcttggattTGACAAACTTTAAATCATTGGAATATACATTCTAAGTTTTGAAATGGATTGGAGTaggtaagtaaaatataaaattaagggtTGAAGTAGGGGTTTTAAGAGTTAAAGGTGACATTTTAAGTGGTGGAATGGATGTTTTAAGGGTTGAAATCGatagctaaaaaattaaattaagcctCTGGAGAAGAAAGATTGAGGCTTGGTGTAGGGGTTTTAAGTGTTAGATTTGACTTTTGAAGTTCAAATTGGTATTTTAAGGCTTGAATTTGGcaagtataaattttttttggttgaaCGCGTGAGGCGGCCGCATACAAGTTTTTGTGCTCGATCTTTGTGTGTGCATAGTTGAGTCAGTCGTGCACGGATGTTAGGGTGAGCAAAGTCGTACATTTGAGCCGAAACAAGCATATGGATTGAATATTCTATATCCAAAAAGTGTCGTATCCGAAATCTGATCCAATCTGACGCGATTTGGATATTCGAATCCAAcatcaaaaaaattcagattAGAGATCTGAAATAGCCGATATTCGATGTGAATAAGGATAAGTTGAAAAATTCAAATCGAATATCCGAATTATTGGATATCCGATCAAAATTTAGtcaaaatgaattttttaaatataatttttttcttattagtaTCGGATATCCAAATTTACTTATAATATGCAGATATATCATAACCAACTATCTGAAATAATGTTGGATATTCGATGTTTGACTATTCAATAAATGTCGAATATTCGGATATCCGAATCTCAAAAATCTGATACCTGAAGAAATCAGATCAAGTCATAGGATTTTTGGATCATCATATGGTTTTTGGGTGGTTTTAAAATGGCCTCTTGTAGAAGCAATTTTGGGTTCAATCGGTTTTAGGGTGATTGATGACAACCTTCCTTCCTCCTTGATATCTCTTTATATGTCGACTTTATTGTTTCAAAGCTTCTGGGTTTAATTTTCTGGTCTAACTTAATAATATCTCCGGTTTGTGTTTGAGTCTGATATTACAAATTAGTACTTAATTGTTTGTGTATCCATCTAACTTTTTCCTAGTTGTTTTTTTGTGCTTTACATGGTTGCAATATATTAAAATCTAAATtaactcttgtgagagaccatctatCAGTGAGACAATATCAAAATAAGGAGTTCATATTCTCATATAACTATTTGTGTAAAATCTTAGCTTGTGTTGAAAGTAGGGCTTATTTGATCCGACTTGTTGGATCTATGTTCTTCGGCAATAATTTAACTCTATGAAGGGTTCTGTACAAAATATTGCCTCAGATTTTCGTTATACGGCTTTTGTTTAAATTCCTGAATTGATTGTTGCAAGCTGGGAAGAAGTTTAAAGAAAAGAGAAGACAATTGCAGAGTATCATTTTGTGAATACAGTTTTCATTATGACAGACACTGATTAGCATTCACTGGTATTATCAGTGCCAATGACCTTTAATTTCTTGTTGGATTTGCTTGGATGACAATGTCCATCCTCGATGaagtcaaatttttttatttttattgtttttgataaATAGTAAAGTGACTAATTAAATCATCTACACTTCTTTACGTGAAGTTGCATATGATGTTTGCAATCAAGGTTTAATCGGAAACTACTTCTTTGGCTCTTTGCTATCCATATTCACACGGGTAATGTTGCGTACATTTGACCCTCGTAATTCCCGCCTACTTAGATGGGAGCCCTTAATGCCATTGgggtaattaaaaattatcattcTATCATTGTGTGCCTGAGGGCTATGGACCCTgaagtttatgatttgttcaagAATGGACCCTGAAGGCTATGGTTAACAAAACTTGATGTTTATGTCATAATTTTGTGCGTGTAGAGCTCtgttatttctttgtttttaattatatattgtttCTAATACTTCAACTCTAATTAATGGGCACTGATACTCTTATTGCTTGTGGATGAAAAACTTTCATTGGcttctttgatcaaaagattaaTATAGTTGGAGAATTGCCTAACGTGTACTTTTTTGAGGATTATGAGGGAAAATATGAATGTCCACATTGACTGTGTAGCACAACTTGTAGGCTGTTATTATTTGGTTAGATTCCATACATAAGGCTGATGCTTTGGGGTTTTGCATATTAGGTCATAAAACTGATACTGATATCATTCTTGATATACTTGCATGTTCACAAATTAAGTTGATGCTGAATTGGACTTGGGTCTTATCATGCTGCCATCAATGTTCCACCTTCCCTTGTGCCAATGATTGCTGTGATTAAATAGGTTTGAAGCTCTTTCTACATCTTTTTTGTATACTTCACTTTACTCCTTGCTTATGTGTATGCATCAGTTTTGCCATGTTGTTCTGCTTCGTAAGCGCTTACGTTGCGTTGCGTTAAAGGCTGCATATGTGTTGGCATCAGTTTTTCCATGTTGTTCTTCATCGTAAGCGCTTGCGTTGTGTTGCattaaaagttaatttgttAGATCGTAACAACATAAACTTAGCTGGAAAAGGAGCCAGATTGTTTTGCAACATATACAAAATTGTTATCATATATCTTACTGTGCTCGAGAAAATTATTACATGTTGATTATCATTAGGTTGTTCTATGATACCTTTCCATAAACTTCCTGAATTAGAATACTTCAATCAGAATTCATTTGCATTCTATTAAGTTTTCATTATGTGATGATCTAATTGGTGTGATAACTTGATCAATTTTAGGAATTGTATGTACTAGACATCTGACTTGTCATTTTGGCTGCCAATTATGTGAGGTCTAAACGAAATTAAGATTTtctttgagctattttatgtttGTTGTGCATCATATTTGGACATGAGATAGTCCCTTGAATATGTTTGAGAACCTTGTAGACAAAAAAACATCGATTTTGAAAAATGGAAAGCATGTTTATTTATTGTGCACACTAGAGCTTGGAAATGTTCTTCCCATGGCAGCTTGTGTGCATGGATGTTTTGCACGCGCCAACATAGGAGAGCACCATTCTTCACGCTTTTAGTTGCGCAAAATAATTTCCATCCCATTGAGTTCGTTATATCTCTTTTAGAAAATCACTCGTTGATATGTAAAATGTAGCAAACTCAACAGAAAGAGGGAATATTGAATAGAAAGTAACTCTTAGTCATTGAAATTTATTTACTGTCTACTTAGTCGGTTTGCTTTAAGCAGTCAATTACTTACAACACAACAACACGAAAGttataatccaacatttgatattatttttagcCTCGTCTGTGAGTGTGTACGCATTCATTATCAGTTCCAAGCAAGGATGGTTTTGGTAGGTCAGTGACAGTCAACATAAATCATCGTTATTCCTTACGTTATGAGCCAAAGTTTTACAATTAAACATACaactatatttttcaaaattttgaaaacatGAGATTCAAGCATTCACCCTGCAGAAATTGATGGGTTACCATCAATTCTTGGACAAGATGAAAACtgattttttatattctttctgTGTCAGTAGAACATTAGGCTTCTGCTGTGGCATGTTCTAAAGAGACTATTGTCTGGTTTAAAGTGATGCAGGTACATTACATAACATAAGGAACATATTCTTTTTTATCAAAGTTTATCAGGAATGGATTTGTAGGTGGACAAGAGTGAGATCTGAAAGGGACTAAGGAGTCTTGAAACCCAGAAAGTGAAGTAATTTAGGCTTTCTTTTTTGTGATGCTGACTATTTGTTCTGAGAATATTTTTTGAAGGAAAGATTATGAATTTTGTATTCTAAACAATCCTTGAATTGCAGGTCCCTCAAGGCTCTAGTCTACCAGCAGTGAAAGTTAGCTTGTGGGTTTTCTACACTGTTTCTGTTTCATGAGTATGTTTCTTTTTACTTTGTTCTTGATTCCTTGTGCTCTCTCcttttatttagaaaaaacaACCCTTTTCTATTCTTTCATGCCTAGACAAAATACAATtagataatgaaaaattatcaggataaatacaatttttgtttatttccttataataataccaatttttgatCAGCTTAGGAGGTGTGTTCCTAGAatatccctaacatgttaaaaatcaaactataggagattatatgacaaaagaaaattcataaattagttaataaactaaagttggtattattctagataaAACCCCACTAAGTTGGTGTTATTTATGacgaaaggttgtattattcacaataattctTCCATTAGATAATAGAATTGAGCATTTAAGATGAAGAGAGGAAATAAGTacgtggatgagattaaaagaaaaaaagttagactattgccaaaaaagaaaattgtgcAATTTAGGTGAGAACGGACTAAAACTATAAACATGTTACCTCCTTTGTCCCTTATAGTTATAATTTTACTCGGTCTTCATTTAAGGTTGTactttttattttgcattaatttttttatattgatcCCTGCAATTTGAAAACCATAATTAGATTTATGGTTAAAGGATATTTTACTTTTCTTATGATAGGGGTTTGATTGTCATTCCAATTAGAAAATCAATAATTTTCTTCCCTTTTGCATGTAGAGAATTATCCTTAcctcatactaaaaaaataattcctacaaattaatattattacatttttaattGGACTTTAAgacatttttttcattctttaggTATTTGTCTTATTTATCAATTACAAACTAatattgttatatatattaagGGGTGTAAATTATGAAAGATACAAAGAGTATTAAATCATCTTATCAAATATTTATGCCTTttcattttacaaaatttttttagttgaatGAAAAAGTTGGGTAATGAAAATGATGGTATGCTTATGTaattttagagaaaaaatatttatagttgGATGAAAACCTTTTTTCCATCTTTGAAATCTCTTCTtatacaatgaaaataataggaATAATGTTTTTTATGAAAAAGTTTGCCAATAAATTATGAGATGGTTTTGTTTAGATGTAATGAAATATTAAGGGTGCACAATAAAAGTAATCTATATGTGTCAATAAGGAGTCTATTCCCAcaatattgcaaaataaaaaaataattcccactttccttaaaatgggaaagtaATTCCCactttaccgtccacgtagattattttgaaaaaatttttttttttttaatttttaatataaccgctactTGAGGTagcggttttgtttagggaattgaagaaaatcgccagatgaaatggcggtttggtaatttttttatttttaaaaaaaaaaaaataaaatttttgggtaaaccgccacttgaagtggcggttttatacCTGTACAAAACGGCAGTATCTGTTCTTTTTCTTCACTCATTTCATTTGCTTCCTTCCCTTCGCTGCTGCTggttatctaaaaaaaaaaaattcttcaattctcatctacttcatattcacaattcctctcatttaactaaattaatcaactacattctcatcttctccttctttacttgttcatattcatcatcatttaaggtaataacataaccctaatttatttcaatttgcaaattgaatattttgtttattattgttttcaattgaagttataaatacattgattgtttaataaattctcttgttttcatgatataagcttacattttacacatttgtagttgaattttaggatttggtttgtatgcatataaagtgtttaatgatatgcttcaatgaaagtttattactttgtatttgcagaatatggatcattatcccgttatagtgtattggggtggggaagtaagttatactggatctgatgttgggtataatggaggaataaatacagtgatgtttatccatcgtcaaaatacgacttttgaggtgtttgttagcaaagtctatgatgtaattggttgtgatcgcaactcttttatgttaaaattggagatgaaatatccggtgactgggaaaaatgtgttagtcccgattaagaatgatgaaagcataagtgctcttgcttatgcggcatcacaagcccctagaacggcaatggaggtttatgttgaattggttgcaagtttggataatgcgagggaagtcatgactagcatggaacttccagaatcaggtcctagtgtacgccatgatacattcacagaaatgttaagtaacccaaattacgttaatgagcacttggatgagaatagctctccaactcattcacgtggcattggtggtggtgtaatgaacaccttttccacgagtcacttgggtagccttaatgcgaacgaggttgactctttagatcaggaggatgaacatattgattctgattcagaagaggatgatgaaagaagagaagctctagatgcagcgattagagatggtgctccatctcaagattggcttagaattgatgaggttgatcaaagattgattgatgcatggatgacctggaacgatgacaactccatgaatgaaaatggagactttaggatagggcaagagtttagctccttagaccaccttaagaagaatgttaaagcatgggcgatttctaataatagaaacttccgtgtaattgagtcggagccttcaaagtacgttatccaatgcactaatgcggaggatatatgttgtgaatggaggatgcgagctgttatgaccgcaacgggatcatttaagattgtgcgatataagggtcataatcaagattgctcagtacattacagtgacgaccatcccctccttacttctgaatttgttgctgatcttatcgtggatatgattagagttgatccagcgtttaaggtgaagtcaatcgttaattttgtaaaaaataaatacggatttgtaataacatataagagagcttggttggccaaaaataaggctataacaaaagtgtttggggattgggataagtccttTGAGGAGCTTCCACGGTACGTGCAGGcattaatgcaatctaatccaGGAACAGTGGTGCAATGGGAAGTCCAACCAACAATGGATCCTACCAAAGTGATGTTACAGCGAATGTTCTGGGCTTTCGGACCATCCATTAAGGGTTTTCCCCACTGTCGTCCccttatttctatagatggtacacatttgtACGGAAAGTACAGAGGCACACTTATGATTGGTATGTCCatagatgcaaattctcagttgttcccacttgactttgccgttgtggagggagagagcaacgacacatggagttggttcttggattgtataaggcattatgtcactaagagggacggcttatgtgttatatctgatcgtcacaagggaattttgcatgcaatgaacagagttggaaaaggttgggaagaACCATATGCATTCCATCGGTTTTGTAAACGTCATCTAGCTTCAAACGTGCATAAGAAGTTTAAAAACATAGCGGTTaagaacttatttggaaaagcttctgaacaaacaaagattcggaagtataatttttacatgaatcgccttaaagagCTTAATGAGGACGCGTACAAGTACTTAGTGGACGGTTCTATTCCCGAGcgccaatggactttgattcatgacGGTGGGCATCGATATGGAGTGAGAACTACAAACATGTCTTAAGCGTTCAACGGCGTTATGAAAGGGGCCAGGTCactcccaatcacttcattAGTTAGGATGACATTCTACCGGGTAAACGAATACTTTGCCACAAGGAGAGATTTAGGGAGAAGCAGATTAGATAGTGGACATGTGTATGCGAAGAAACCAAGTGatacgattgataagaatgctgaaaaagcacgctttcatgatgttaggatatatgacacagtgcGTGAGATATTCGAGGTCACCACTGGTTGTGGCAATaggatagcaggaaaaggtggaaaatcctacatggttgacctcacagcaacatcatgcacatgtcagaaaccaaccatcttcaagttaccgtgctcacatgttcttgcagtatgtcgagctcgtaaTATATCGTAcgatgcttttgtggacccttcatttcgcactacaaaatacgtatcgACATATAAGAAGTCTTTCATGCCCGTTCCAGACATGTTCACTTGCGATCCTTGGAATGGtcctacagttgttccagatccctcaacgaagcgtgcaaagggtcgtccgcgatcaactcgtatacggaacgaaatggatgcaTTGTTGAAGCGTCCTCGTAACTCGTGTACCTTTTGTGGATgtagtggtcataataagaaaacatgccctcgaaggtcaacaaagtatgtttttttttaaaattttgtaacaaCATGTTCAAtctgataatatttaaataattttaataacacttatgtatgtttcagcgatcatggcgatgccgggcccagtagcggaggttgacgagttcacaccatctcATCGAccggtgtgcaaaacaaaaggggtcgggggttgtagtttaacaagctttgtatattcttatacgacttgaacttcttgtatgagtttccataattgtaatatatctttgcattagtttcataattattttttcaaaacaatcctgttcgtaattgattattatggaatagatggtattgaactagtttaatgcatgttgcgttcactattttaaaatgaaagaaaaaaaaaacttaaggcaaagaaaaaaaaaaaaaaaaaagtcacaagcaaaccgccacatgaa
Proteins encoded in this region:
- the LOC130826304 gene encoding uncharacterized protein LOC130826304 — translated: MDHYPVIVYWGGEVSYTGSDVGYNGGINTVMFIHRQNTTFEVFVSKVYDVIGCDRNSFMLKLEMKYPVTGKNVLVPIKNDESISALAYAASQAPRTAMEVYVELVASLDNAREVMTSMELPESGPSVRHDTFTEMLSNPNYVNEHLDENSSPTHSRGIGGGVMNTFSTSHLGSLNANEVDSLDQEDEHIDSDSEEDDERREALDAAIRDGAPSQDWLRIDEVDQRLIDAWMTWNDDNSMNENGDFRIGQEFSSLDHLKKNVKAWAISNNRNFRVIESEPSKYVIQCTNAEDICCEWRMRAVMTATGSFKIVRYKGHNQDCSVHYSDDHPLLTSEFVADLIVDMIRVDPAFKVKSIVNFVKNKYGFVITYKRAWLAKNKAITKVFGDWDKSFEELPRYVQALMQSNPGTVVQWEVQPTMDPTKVMLQRMFWAFGPSIKGFPHCRPLISIDGTHLYGKYRGTLMIGMSIDANSQLFPLDFAVVEGESNDTWSWFLDCIRHYVTKRDGLCVISDRHKGILHAMNRVGKGWEEPYAFHRFCKRHLASNVHKKFKNIAVKNLFGKASEQTKIRKYNFYMNRLKELNEDAYKYLVDGSIPERQWTLIHDGGHRYGVRTTNMS